From Symbiobacterium terraclitae, the proteins below share one genomic window:
- the infC gene encoding translation initiation factor IF-3: MIRAREVRLVSETGEQLGVFSPREALRIAEERGLDLVEVAPNAKPPVCKIMDYGRYKYEQAKREREARKKQKVVTIKEVKMRPNIEEHDFAVRRRQAESFLRDGDKVKATIMFRGREVVHAELGKEVLDRLLEAVKDICVVERPAKLEGKNMVMILAPKANLEPRTAQQGQEQ, translated from the coding sequence ATGATCAGGGCTCGCGAGGTTCGGCTTGTATCGGAGACGGGCGAGCAGCTGGGCGTCTTCTCGCCGCGCGAGGCGCTCCGCATCGCGGAGGAGCGGGGCCTCGACTTGGTGGAGGTCGCACCCAACGCCAAGCCGCCGGTCTGCAAGATCATGGACTATGGCCGGTACAAGTACGAGCAGGCGAAGCGGGAGCGCGAGGCTCGGAAGAAGCAGAAGGTCGTGACCATCAAAGAGGTCAAGATGCGGCCGAACATCGAGGAGCACGACTTCGCGGTCCGGCGGCGCCAGGCCGAGTCCTTTTTGCGGGACGGGGATAAGGTCAAGGCCACGATCATGTTCCGGGGCCGCGAGGTCGTCCACGCCGAACTGGGCAAGGAGGTCCTCGACCGGCTGCTGGAGGCCGTGAAGGACATCTGCGTCGTCGAACGCCCGGCCAAGCTCGAAGGCAAGAACATGGTCATGATCCTGGCCCCGAAGGCCAACCTCGAACCCAGGACCGCCCAGCAGGGCCAAGAGCAATAA
- a CDS encoding M42 family metallopeptidase — MLLERLSNACGVSGDEGEVRDLLKEVLAPRVDEMWSDPMGNLIVRKGSGPVRVMLDAHMDEVGFLVGEITDDGYVSLKKVGGLDDRVLPGRQVWLTHRRIPGVIGVKAWHLSSDEERRRVVPFDEMYVDLGCRSRAEVEALGIEPGEPVYFATEFELLGDRVAKGKALDDRVGCTVLARVLLEYDFPGITLLGAFTVQEEVGLRGAKAAAFHLKPDVALALEGTGSANVAGVDPFDTITNMGEGPVISLMDAAGIPHKRVWDELVRLARLHQIRYQHRRLTSGGTDAGAIALSREGVPACTISVPCRYIHTNAALCHLDDVDGAVQLVRRFLESVEKGDFRP; from the coding sequence ATGCTACTAGAGCGGCTGTCCAACGCCTGCGGCGTCTCAGGTGACGAGGGGGAGGTCCGCGACCTCCTCAAGGAGGTCCTGGCGCCGCGGGTCGACGAGATGTGGTCCGACCCCATGGGCAACCTGATCGTCCGGAAGGGATCGGGGCCCGTGCGGGTGATGCTGGATGCCCACATGGATGAGGTGGGCTTCCTGGTGGGGGAGATCACCGACGACGGTTACGTGTCGCTGAAGAAGGTGGGCGGCCTGGACGACCGGGTGCTGCCCGGCCGGCAGGTCTGGCTGACCCACCGGCGCATCCCCGGCGTGATCGGGGTGAAGGCCTGGCATTTGAGCAGCGACGAGGAGCGCAGGCGGGTCGTGCCCTTCGACGAGATGTACGTCGACCTGGGCTGCCGCTCCCGGGCGGAGGTGGAGGCCCTGGGCATCGAGCCCGGCGAGCCGGTCTATTTTGCGACCGAGTTCGAGCTGCTGGGCGACCGGGTGGCCAAGGGCAAGGCCCTGGACGACCGGGTGGGCTGCACGGTGCTGGCCCGGGTGCTGCTGGAGTACGACTTCCCCGGCATCACGCTGCTGGGGGCCTTCACCGTGCAGGAGGAGGTGGGCCTTCGGGGGGCGAAGGCCGCGGCCTTCCACCTGAAGCCCGACGTGGCCCTGGCGCTGGAGGGAACCGGCTCGGCCAACGTGGCCGGGGTCGACCCCTTCGACACCATCACCAACATGGGGGAGGGGCCGGTGATCTCGCTGATGGACGCAGCCGGCATCCCCCACAAGCGGGTCTGGGACGAGCTGGTGCGCCTGGCCCGGCTCCATCAGATCCGCTACCAGCACCGGCGCCTGACCTCCGGCGGCACCGACGCCGGCGCCATCGCCCTCTCGCGTGAAGGGGTGCCCGCCTGCACGATCTCGGTGCCCTGCCGCTACATCCACACCAACGCCGCCCTCTGCCACCTGGACGACGTGGACGGCGCGGTGCAGCTGGTTCGGCGATTCCTGGAGAGCGTCGAGAAGGGGGATTTCCGCCCATGA
- the rpmI gene encoding 50S ribosomal protein L35 encodes MPKMKSHRGAAKRFKLTGSGLVKHYPTNKHHKNTHKRENRIRALKRNLVLSKAFQKNIREILPH; translated from the coding sequence ATGCCCAAGATGAAGTCCCATCGCGGCGCTGCCAAGCGCTTCAAGCTGACCGGCAGCGGCCTGGTCAAGCATTACCCCACCAACAAGCACCACAAGAACACCCACAAGCGGGAGAACCGGATTCGGGCCCTGAAGCGGAACCTCGTCCTCTCCAAGGCGTTCCAGAAGAATATCCGCGAGATCCTGCCCCACTAG
- a CDS encoding V4R domain-containing protein: MDKVRPVLGDAVSSEAFQLFRLLGFDSLTEALGIEGEEQDQVQYMAGLSMGRALVRRGRIAAGSLDDVMASFAEFYYRLGMGLVRHAAGEDGAVTVSIAECVGCHGAEPEGRPICFVEAGLISGVLSEGLGVEFGAQERSCIGGKGDEVCEFILTRVSG, translated from the coding sequence ATGGACAAGGTCCGTCCGGTGCTCGGCGACGCCGTCAGTTCCGAGGCGTTCCAGCTCTTCCGCCTGCTCGGCTTCGACAGCCTCACCGAGGCGCTGGGGATCGAGGGGGAGGAGCAGGACCAGGTGCAGTATATGGCGGGGCTCTCGATGGGCCGCGCCCTGGTGCGGCGCGGCCGCATCGCCGCAGGTAGCCTCGACGACGTGATGGCCAGCTTCGCGGAGTTCTACTACAGGCTGGGCATGGGGCTGGTGCGGCACGCCGCCGGCGAGGACGGCGCCGTCACGGTCTCCATCGCCGAATGCGTGGGCTGCCACGGGGCCGAGCCGGAGGGCCGCCCGATCTGCTTCGTGGAGGCGGGCCTGATCTCAGGGGTGCTCTCGGAGGGGCTGGGAGTCGAGTTCGGCGCCCAGGAGCGGAGCTGCATCGGCGGCAAGGGAGACGAGGTCTGCGAGTTCATCCTGACGAGGGTGAGCGGGTGA
- a CDS encoding M42 family metallopeptidase, translating to MSEKLRERVQQLAAIWGPSGREQRVADALRAMITSYVDEVRSDRFGNLLAVRKGREGGRRVLLSAHMDTPGAIALNVSEKGLIYLAPVGGLKAYHLVGRRVEWGSGATGVLQCEHGDGEVSFKKLFCDIGAASKEEALAKVALGDICTLAGPVEVWGDRLVGPNLDNRLGCAVLLEVAEHLRECPHTVVFAFTSQGEVAPRGAAVAAFGAEPDLALLVDSALSGDQPGVRQVASRLGGGPSLRLKDSGYVAHHGLAERIAAVAEAGAIPLQRAVSPTDSEGRAVVSVGPGVPTAVIDIPVRYQGTGAEMANIRDAHGAADLLLKLLGGSLELG from the coding sequence ATGAGCGAGAAGTTGCGGGAGCGTGTGCAGCAGCTGGCTGCGATCTGGGGACCGTCGGGCCGCGAGCAGCGGGTGGCCGACGCCCTGCGCGCCATGATCACCTCATATGTGGACGAGGTGCGGAGCGACCGGTTCGGCAACCTGCTGGCCGTGCGGAAGGGCCGCGAGGGCGGCCGCCGGGTGCTGCTCTCCGCCCACATGGACACCCCGGGGGCCATCGCCCTCAACGTGAGCGAGAAGGGGCTCATCTACCTGGCCCCCGTGGGCGGGCTGAAGGCCTATCACCTGGTGGGCAGGCGGGTCGAGTGGGGCAGCGGCGCCACCGGCGTGCTGCAGTGCGAGCACGGCGACGGCGAGGTCTCGTTCAAGAAGCTCTTCTGCGACATCGGCGCCGCCTCGAAGGAGGAGGCGCTGGCGAAGGTCGCCCTGGGTGACATCTGCACCCTGGCGGGCCCGGTGGAGGTGTGGGGCGACCGGCTGGTCGGGCCGAACCTGGACAACCGGCTCGGCTGCGCCGTGCTGCTGGAGGTGGCGGAGCACCTCCGGGAGTGCCCGCACACGGTGGTCTTCGCCTTCACGTCCCAGGGCGAGGTCGCACCGCGCGGGGCCGCCGTGGCGGCCTTCGGCGCCGAACCCGACCTGGCCCTGCTGGTGGATTCGGCCCTGAGCGGCGACCAGCCGGGCGTCCGGCAGGTGGCCTCCCGCCTCGGCGGCGGGCCGTCCCTGCGGCTCAAGGACTCCGGCTACGTGGCGCACCACGGCCTGGCGGAGCGGATTGCCGCCGTGGCCGAGGCCGGGGCGATCCCGCTGCAGCGGGCGGTGAGCCCCACCGACAGCGAGGGGCGCGCCGTGGTCTCCGTCGGCCCGGGCGTGCCGACGGCGGTGATCGACATCCCCGTCCGCTACCAGGGGACGGGGGCGGAGATGGCCAACATCCGCGACGCGCACGGCGCCGCGGACCTGCTGCTGAAGCTGCTGGGCGGTTCGCTGGAGCTGGGGTAA
- a CDS encoding TrkH family potassium uptake protein yields the protein MALEQRRRAPSFTPPQALALGFALMIFTGTILLALPIAHEPGQQLTLVDALFMATSAVCVTGLAVVDVATTFSTFGEVVLMLLVQAGGLGIMSLSTMMFLVTGRRIGLQERLMMQEALGSFSIAGVVKTTRSIITTTLIVEAVGAALLTLRFLAYYPPGQALYFGVFHAITAFNNAGFDLTSQSLRIFNRDPFILLVVAGLILLGGIGFIVMQDVWRQRRWERFALQTKIVLVVTGGLLVAGTLLILALEYGNPATLGPLPFPDKFFNALFTSVTFRTAGFESISMGRMAYAALLVAIVLMYIGGSPGGTGGGIRTTTFAVIILAVRATVRGTEEIQVMGRRLPRELLDRAIAIAAMAMAIIVVVGGLLLVTESHVVSDPGNPVTIADVLFEGTSAFSTVGLTTGVTPHLSIPGRLLIALTMYIGRIGPLTAAVALAQRRRERAHIEYPEERVMIG from the coding sequence ATGGCATTGGAGCAGCGCCGGAGGGCGCCATCGTTCACCCCGCCGCAGGCCCTGGCCCTTGGCTTCGCACTGATGATCTTCACGGGCACCATCCTGCTCGCCCTGCCGATCGCTCACGAGCCGGGGCAGCAGCTCACGCTGGTGGACGCCCTCTTCATGGCCACCTCGGCCGTCTGCGTCACCGGGCTGGCGGTGGTGGACGTGGCGACTACCTTCAGCACCTTCGGTGAGGTCGTCCTGATGCTGTTGGTCCAGGCGGGCGGCCTCGGCATCATGAGCCTCTCCACGATGATGTTCCTGGTGACGGGCCGGCGCATCGGGCTGCAGGAGCGGCTGATGATGCAGGAGGCCCTCGGCTCCTTCTCCATCGCCGGGGTGGTGAAGACGACCCGCAGCATCATCACGACCACCCTGATCGTCGAGGCGGTGGGCGCCGCGCTGCTCACCCTGCGCTTCCTCGCCTACTACCCCCCCGGGCAGGCGCTCTACTTTGGGGTGTTCCACGCGATCACCGCCTTCAACAACGCGGGCTTCGACCTCACATCTCAGTCGCTGCGCATCTTCAACCGGGATCCGTTCATTCTGCTGGTCGTGGCCGGGTTGATCCTGCTCGGCGGGATAGGTTTCATCGTGATGCAGGACGTGTGGCGCCAGCGGCGGTGGGAGCGCTTTGCCCTGCAGACCAAGATCGTGCTGGTGGTCACGGGCGGGCTGCTGGTCGCGGGCACGCTGCTCATCCTGGCGCTGGAGTACGGCAATCCGGCGACCCTGGGGCCGCTGCCGTTCCCGGACAAGTTCTTCAACGCCCTCTTCACCTCGGTCACGTTCCGTACTGCCGGCTTTGAGTCCATCTCCATGGGGAGGATGGCCTACGCCGCCCTGCTGGTGGCCATCGTGCTGATGTACATCGGCGGCTCCCCCGGCGGCACGGGGGGCGGCATCAGGACGACCACCTTCGCGGTGATCATCCTGGCCGTGCGGGCGACCGTGCGCGGAACTGAGGAGATCCAGGTGATGGGCCGGCGGCTGCCCCGGGAGCTGCTGGACAGGGCGATCGCCATCGCCGCGATGGCCATGGCCATCATCGTCGTCGTGGGCGGTCTGCTGCTGGTGACCGAGAGCCACGTGGTCTCCGACCCCGGCAACCCGGTCACCATCGCCGACGTGCTGTTCGAGGGCACCTCGGCCTTTTCCACCGTAGGGCTCACGACGGGGGTCACGCCCCACCTAAGTATCCCCGGCCGCCTGCTGATCGCCCTCACCATGTACATCGGCCGCATCGGGCCGCTCACCGCCGCCGTGGCCCTGGCCCAGCGGCGCCGGGAGCGGGCGCACATCGAATATCCGGAGGAGCGGGTGATGATCGGATGA
- a CDS encoding potassium channel family protein, which produces MRKRYAVIGLGRFGASVARVLVEMGQYVLAVDVSEARVDELAPVLSRVVRADCTDPAALRALRINEFDTVVVAIGDNVEASVITVLNCRDMGVPHLVAKAQDEAHGRILKHLGVDRVVYPQRDMGIRVASNIATGGIIDYVRLSDEYGMAEITPPRMVLGRSLQELDLPHRYGLNVMAIKRGNRVIVSPRAQERIAEGDVMVVIGSAGGITRLQGE; this is translated from the coding sequence ATGCGCAAGCGATATGCGGTAATCGGACTCGGGCGTTTCGGTGCCAGCGTGGCCCGGGTGCTCGTCGAGATGGGCCAGTACGTGCTGGCGGTGGACGTGAGCGAGGCCCGGGTGGACGAGCTGGCGCCCGTGCTGAGCCGCGTCGTCCGGGCCGACTGCACCGACCCGGCCGCGCTCCGGGCCCTGCGCATCAACGAGTTCGATACCGTAGTCGTGGCCATCGGCGACAACGTGGAGGCCAGCGTGATCACCGTCCTCAACTGCCGCGACATGGGCGTGCCGCACCTGGTGGCCAAGGCGCAGGACGAGGCCCACGGACGCATCCTGAAGCACCTGGGCGTCGACCGGGTCGTCTACCCCCAGCGCGACATGGGCATCCGCGTGGCCAGCAACATCGCCACGGGCGGCATCATCGACTACGTGCGCCTCTCCGACGAGTACGGCATGGCCGAGATCACGCCGCCCAGGATGGTGCTGGGCCGGAGCCTGCAGGAGCTGGACCTGCCCCACCGCTACGGCTTGAACGTGATGGCCATCAAGCGGGGGAACCGGGTGATCGTCTCGCCCCGCGCCCAGGAGCGCATCGCCGAGGGCGACGTGATGGTGGTCATCGGGTCGGCCGGGGGCATCACCCGGCTGCAGGGCGAGTAG
- a CDS encoding amidase domain-containing protein, with product MKKPADPGRDARFKDAPKPARSPRQVESPKNSSPPRAGEKADSGQSTRPGESSQPGEPAQPEAQPETEKPPKPDLTPRLREIYERRAQRFVTGPAGPSLKDDFLLERRTAQWALQHEEGKYRYVEAWARERGVKFVEAKTEIWVKELKVTEDRARFYVAQSLMLGYQYPGEEAVNRFGVGSRHIIELHRTADDRWLIGLEWYSDPLGDETETPAETPKRKPSTGRVPQVLAGLLAPTAEATALSTAASAGRLDLAYRYDREGAVRYMDTYCGLAAGCGNGNKYNTKFRNYMGEGGDCANFVSQALRHGGKIPVPYFTRVDGLVSHLRYTGKADLVAKGDFATVWRIAAGKPDGFRSFVRPGDVLAYQYKDKMAHVALITGFDSRGYPLGNSHTADRYHVPFDLGWDRKTIYWFVQMRD from the coding sequence GTGAAGAAACCCGCTGACCCGGGCAGAGACGCCCGGTTCAAGGACGCGCCGAAGCCAGCGAGGTCGCCCCGGCAGGTGGAGTCGCCCAAAAACAGCAGCCCGCCCAGGGCAGGGGAGAAGGCAGATTCAGGGCAGTCGACTCGGCCTGGCGAGTCCTCCCAGCCGGGGGAACCGGCCCAGCCCGAGGCGCAGCCCGAAACCGAGAAGCCCCCGAAGCCCGACCTGACGCCCCGGCTCAGGGAGATCTACGAGCGCCGCGCCCAGCGGTTCGTCACCGGCCCGGCTGGGCCGTCGCTGAAGGACGACTTCCTCCTGGAGCGGCGGACGGCGCAGTGGGCGCTGCAGCACGAGGAGGGCAAGTACCGGTACGTCGAGGCCTGGGCCCGGGAGCGCGGGGTCAAGTTCGTCGAGGCCAAGACCGAGATCTGGGTCAAGGAACTGAAGGTCACCGAGGACCGCGCGCGGTTCTACGTGGCCCAGTCCCTGATGCTCGGCTACCAGTACCCGGGCGAGGAGGCCGTCAACCGGTTCGGCGTGGGCAGCCGGCACATCATCGAGCTGCACCGGACGGCGGATGACCGCTGGCTCATCGGCCTGGAGTGGTACTCCGACCCCCTGGGCGACGAGACCGAGACGCCGGCGGAGACGCCGAAGCGGAAACCGTCAACCGGCCGGGTGCCACAGGTCCTGGCGGGCCTTCTCGCACCGACGGCCGAAGCCACCGCCCTTTCGACGGCAGCCTCGGCCGGCCGGCTCGACCTGGCCTACCGCTACGACCGGGAGGGCGCCGTCAGGTACATGGACACGTACTGCGGCCTGGCGGCGGGCTGCGGCAACGGCAACAAGTACAACACCAAGTTCCGCAACTACATGGGCGAGGGGGGCGACTGCGCCAACTTCGTCTCCCAGGCCCTGCGCCACGGCGGCAAGATCCCGGTGCCCTACTTCACCCGGGTCGACGGCCTGGTCTCGCACCTGCGGTACACGGGAAAGGCCGACCTGGTGGCGAAGGGCGACTTCGCCACCGTGTGGCGGATCGCGGCCGGCAAGCCCGACGGCTTCCGCTCCTTCGTCCGGCCCGGTGACGTGCTGGCGTACCAGTACAAGGACAAGATGGCCCACGTGGCGCTGATCACCGGCTTCGACAGCCGGGGCTACCCGCTGGGCAACTCGCACACCGCCGACCGGTACCACGTCCCCTTTGACCTGGGCTGGGACCGGAAGACGATCTACTGGTTCGTGCAGATGCGGGACTAG
- the abc-f gene encoding ribosomal protection-like ABC-F family protein: MTLQVRDLRKEFADRTILDGVSFDLARGERVGLVGLNGSGKSTLMRILAGELTPDGGALHWGRPGITRAYLSQADPWDPDRPLGDPLGHLPADLLGRCGIDRAMLRRPARALSGGQRTRAALAQVLARSPELLLLDEPTNHLDAEGMDWLRDVLCRYRGAVLLVSHDRWFLDQVVTRILELEGGRLKEYPGNYTAYARQKQAERERADAEYREYLQMKRQLEAAIRREREWANRAHTAKPDPTASVFQKGIDRNMARNHMRTVKAREKRLERMKVEKPREQERISLALRGGTDVARNLVLAEGLGFTYDGRRWLFRGASFYVQRGDRVAVIGPNGSGKTTLVRLLTGGLAPTEGRLHVAPVRVGYLDQQLADLDPRNTVLQEASGGNSAPDQARVRTLLGCLLFRGEEVHKPVSVLSGGEKVRLAVAKLLLADPDLLVLDEPTNGLDLASRERVEEALADYPGTMILVSHDRYLVQRLASRILHIEGGRLEAFAGTYEEFVQRGEARERPEAAAEILLLEARLAQLSAALAAPKEEEAEALQQEFIRVSRSLRALKEKTT; this comes from the coding sequence ATGACGCTGCAAGTCCGCGACCTGCGGAAGGAGTTTGCCGATCGGACGATTCTGGACGGCGTGAGCTTCGACCTGGCGCGGGGCGAGCGCGTGGGGCTGGTGGGGCTGAACGGCTCTGGCAAGTCCACCCTGATGCGCATCCTGGCCGGCGAGCTCACGCCCGACGGCGGAGCCCTGCACTGGGGCCGCCCGGGGATCACCCGGGCCTACCTGAGCCAGGCGGACCCGTGGGACCCCGACCGTCCCCTCGGCGACCCGCTGGGGCATCTGCCGGCCGACCTGTTGGGCCGCTGCGGCATCGACCGGGCCATGCTGCGCCGCCCGGCAAGGGCGCTCTCGGGCGGACAGCGGACCCGGGCCGCGCTGGCGCAGGTGCTGGCCCGGTCGCCGGAGCTGCTCCTGCTCGACGAGCCCACCAACCACCTGGATGCCGAGGGGATGGACTGGCTGCGGGACGTCCTCTGCCGCTACCGGGGCGCCGTGCTGCTGGTGAGCCACGACCGCTGGTTCCTGGACCAGGTGGTCACCCGCATCCTGGAGCTGGAGGGCGGACGGCTGAAGGAGTACCCGGGCAACTACACGGCCTACGCCCGGCAGAAGCAGGCGGAGCGGGAGCGGGCCGACGCCGAGTACCGGGAGTACCTGCAGATGAAGCGACAGCTGGAGGCGGCGATCCGCCGGGAGCGGGAGTGGGCGAACCGGGCGCACACCGCCAAGCCCGATCCCACCGCCAGCGTGTTCCAGAAGGGCATCGACCGGAACATGGCCCGCAACCACATGCGCACGGTCAAGGCGCGGGAGAAGCGGCTGGAGCGGATGAAGGTGGAGAAGCCCCGGGAGCAGGAGCGGATCAGCCTCGCCCTGCGGGGCGGAACCGATGTGGCCCGCAACCTGGTGCTGGCCGAGGGCCTGGGCTTCACGTACGACGGACGGCGCTGGCTGTTCCGGGGCGCCTCGTTCTATGTGCAGCGCGGCGACCGGGTGGCCGTGATCGGCCCCAACGGCAGCGGGAAGACGACGCTGGTCCGTCTGCTCACCGGCGGCCTGGCACCCACCGAGGGCCGCCTGCACGTGGCGCCGGTCCGCGTGGGCTACCTCGACCAGCAGCTGGCGGACCTCGACCCCCGGAACACCGTGCTGCAGGAGGCCAGCGGCGGCAACTCCGCTCCCGACCAAGCGCGCGTCCGCACCCTGCTGGGCTGCCTGCTCTTCCGGGGAGAGGAGGTGCACAAGCCCGTCTCGGTGCTCTCCGGGGGCGAGAAGGTGCGGCTCGCGGTAGCCAAGCTGCTGCTCGCGGACCCCGACCTCCTCGTGCTGGACGAGCCCACCAACGGCCTCGACCTGGCCTCCCGGGAGCGGGTGGAGGAGGCCCTGGCCGACTACCCGGGCACCATGATCCTCGTCTCCCACGACCGGTACCTGGTCCAGCGGCTGGCCAGCCGCATCCTGCACATCGAGGGCGGGCGGCTGGAGGCTTTCGCCGGCACCTACGAGGAGTTCGTGCAGCGGGGCGAGGCCCGGGAGCGGCCGGAGGCGGCCGCTGAGATCCTGCTGCTGGAGGCCCGGCTGGCGCAGTTGAGCGCAGCGCTGGCCGCCCCGAAGGAGGAGGAGGCCGAGGCCCTGCAGCAGGAGTTCATCCGGGTCAGCAGATCCTTGCGCGCTTTAAAGGAGAAAACGACTTGA
- the proC gene encoding pyrroline-5-carboxylate reductase — MLTGNVGFLGAGAIAEALIRGMLNAGIVRPEQVLVSNRSDRERLNELARRYGVRTAGSKGYVADVCQVLVLACKPKDVAGLLAEVGRRCRKGQILLSLAAGITTRFIEERVTPGVMVVRAMPNTSCQVGESATAICAGSAATPEAMALVTAMLGSVGQVLTVPEEQMDAVTGLSGSGPAYVYLIVEAMIEAGQAVGLAPDVARALTLQTLKGAAMTLAATGADPAVLREQVTSPGGTTAAGLRVLREAGFTEALVRAIARATERSRELGEEKPAAAAGD; from the coding sequence ATGCTGACGGGAAACGTGGGCTTCCTGGGTGCGGGCGCCATTGCCGAGGCGCTGATTCGGGGCATGCTGAATGCCGGCATCGTAAGGCCCGAGCAGGTGCTGGTCAGCAACCGCTCGGACCGGGAGCGGCTGAACGAGCTGGCCCGGCGCTACGGCGTGCGCACGGCGGGCAGCAAGGGTTACGTGGCCGACGTCTGCCAGGTGCTGGTGCTGGCCTGCAAGCCGAAGGACGTGGCCGGGCTGCTGGCGGAGGTCGGCAGGCGCTGCCGGAAGGGGCAGATCCTGCTCTCCCTGGCGGCGGGCATCACCACCCGGTTCATCGAGGAGCGGGTGACGCCCGGCGTCATGGTGGTCAGGGCGATGCCCAACACATCCTGCCAGGTGGGCGAGTCGGCCACCGCGATCTGCGCGGGCAGCGCGGCGACACCCGAGGCGATGGCGCTGGTCACCGCCATGCTGGGCAGCGTCGGGCAGGTGCTCACCGTGCCCGAGGAGCAGATGGACGCCGTGACCGGCCTCTCCGGCAGCGGGCCGGCCTACGTCTACCTGATCGTCGAGGCGATGATCGAGGCCGGTCAGGCGGTGGGCCTCGCGCCCGACGTGGCCAGGGCGCTGACGCTGCAGACGCTGAAGGGCGCCGCCATGACCCTGGCCGCCACCGGCGCCGATCCGGCGGTGCTGCGCGAGCAGGTCACCTCCCCGGGCGGGACGACCGCGGCAGGCCTCAGGGTCCTGCGGGAGGCGGGCTTCACCGAGGCGCTGGTCAGGGCCATCGCCCGGGCGACCGAGCGCTCCCGCGAGCTGGGCGAGGAGAAGCCCGCGGCCGCCGCCGGCGACTAG
- the rplT gene encoding 50S ribosomal protein L20, whose translation MARIKAGKTTRARHKKILKLAKGYWGGKSKLFRPANETVMKALYYARRDRRQKKRNFRRLWIARINAAARMNGLSYSQFMNGLSKAGVQLNRKVLADIAVNDAPGFSALVEKAKASL comes from the coding sequence ATGGCGCGCATCAAGGCCGGGAAGACCACCCGTGCTCGTCATAAGAAGATCCTGAAGCTGGCCAAGGGCTACTGGGGCGGCAAGAGCAAGCTGTTCCGCCCCGCCAACGAGACCGTGATGAAGGCGCTCTACTACGCCCGGCGCGACCGGCGGCAGAAGAAGCGCAATTTCCGGCGGCTCTGGATCGCCCGGATCAACGCTGCTGCCCGCATGAACGGCCTGTCCTACAGCCAGTTCATGAACGGCCTCAGCAAGGCCGGCGTGCAGCTGAACCGCAAGGTCCTGGCCGACATCGCCGTCAACGACGCCCCCGGCTTCTCCGCCCTGGTGGAGAAGGCCAAGGCCAGCCTGTAA
- the tatC gene encoding twin-arginine translocase subunit TatC has product MQDREQTLVEHLAELRERIIKALIAVVVGVIVSVFISQPVFKYIMDQAKADGVQLIQYTFGDTFLTQFKLAIILGLVLAFPVVLYQIVAFILPALTPGEKRLLYIGLPFATALFLSGWAFGWFVVVPITKQFFQSMAQGVGVVEAITPSNYVSFILGICNPLGIAFELPLVVLILARLGLVTHHFLSRVRKYAFLAIMILAAVLSPPDVISMVIFLVPLYGLYEFSIFLARFAAPKEK; this is encoded by the coding sequence ATGCAGGACAGAGAGCAGACCCTCGTCGAGCACCTGGCCGAGTTGCGGGAGCGGATCATCAAGGCGCTGATCGCCGTGGTGGTGGGCGTCATCGTCTCGGTTTTCATCTCGCAGCCCGTCTTCAAGTACATCATGGACCAGGCGAAGGCCGACGGCGTGCAGTTGATCCAGTATACGTTCGGCGACACGTTCCTGACCCAGTTCAAGCTGGCCATCATCCTGGGGCTGGTGCTGGCCTTCCCGGTGGTCCTCTACCAGATCGTGGCCTTCATCCTGCCCGCCCTGACGCCGGGCGAGAAGCGGCTGCTCTACATCGGCCTGCCGTTTGCCACGGCGCTCTTCCTCTCGGGCTGGGCGTTCGGCTGGTTCGTGGTGGTGCCCATCACCAAGCAGTTCTTCCAGTCGATGGCCCAGGGCGTGGGGGTCGTCGAGGCGATCACCCCGAGCAACTACGTCTCGTTCATCCTGGGGATCTGCAACCCCCTGGGCATCGCCTTCGAGCTGCCGCTGGTGGTGCTGATCCTGGCCCGCCTCGGGCTGGTCACCCACCACTTCCTGAGCCGGGTGCGCAAGTACGCCTTCCTGGCGATCATGATCCTGGCGGCCGTGCTCTCGCCGCCCGACGTGATCTCGATGGTGATCTTCCTGGTGCCGCTGTACGGGCTCTACGAGTTCTCGATCTTCCTGGCCCGGTTCGCGGCGCCGAAGGAGAAGTAG